The stretch of DNA TACATCGACGAGTTCGAATCGCCTCTAGTCGGCAGTTATTTTGATGTCGGGAATATTGTCCATTATGGCTGGCCCGAACATTGGATTCGGACATTAGGCCCGCGGATTGGCAAAATCGATATCAAGGAATTCAGCCGGTCGAAAGCCAATAGCCAGGGGAAGGGGGCTGGTTTTGGTGTCGAGATTGGGGAAGGTGACTGCGACTGGCCGGAAGTTCTTGCCGCATTGAAAGAAGTCGGCTTTTCGGGCTGGGCAACTGCCGAAGTGGGCGGCGGTGGTGCAGAACGCCTGACAGAGATCTCGGGGCGTATGGATAAAATCTTCGCGACCTGGCAAAGCTGACCGTGTTGCCCGTGAACAGATAAAATCTGAATTCTGGGCAAGCTGAAGGCGACAGGCACCAAATGGATGGCAGAAACATGCGGTCACTCTTGCCGATCGGCAGGTTTGGCCGCTTTTTGTTTGAGCGTATGGTCGCTTGCTGGATTTCCCTCTGGACACGCTTTTCGAAAGGAGCGAAACCCACGCCCATTGCCCGATTGGGCCCCATAGTTATGTTTCGGGAAGCCAAGACCATGTCAAAGATTATGTGCGGTTTGAAAACATCTAAACGCTGGAAGTTTTTCGCTCCACTCTTCGGATTCAGCCTTCTGGCTCCGTTATCGACCGGTTGCAATCAGCAGCCGGCAGGTGGTGCTGTGGCAGTGGTGGATCTGGATCAAGTGGCTGAACTGACAGGCGTCACGGCAGAAATCAAAACTAAACTCGCTGCTAAAGAACAGACCCTCAATGGTGAACTGCTGACTGCTCAAGCAAAATTGCGGCAGGAACTGGCGAACCGGAAAACAGCTGCCGGTGAATTGCCATCTCGTGAAGAAGCCCAGAAACTGCAGCAGTTCGAGGCGAGCGCCAATCGTGCTCTGGCAAGTGCTCGTAACACCGCCAAAACACTGCTCGACCAGGAGCGACTGAAACTGGTGGCCCAGTTCCGAGAGCAGATCAAGCCGGTCATGGCTGAAATCGCCAAAGAGAAAGGCTACTCCGTCATCATTCCTAAAAATGACGGTTTGCTATTGGCGATCTCACCCGGTGTCGAAATCACCGAAGCTGTTTCCGCCAAAATTGGCCGGGGAACCATTCATCTCGGTACAACGGATGTCGCAGTCAAGACAGAGGCCGCAGCCAGGTCGATGGCTCCCGCTTTGCCTGCCGAACATGAGGCTGCCACCCCAGCCAATACGACACCAGCACCTGAGCTTCCCAACGAATAAGCCCCTTTCGCTTCAGCGATCATCAGCCAGAGGTTCACCGGAGATCGGGAACCTCTGGCTCTTTTTTTGTCACAGATCAAAACGCTTGAATACTGATTCGAGGAATCAACATCGCTTACCGTGCCATGCTAGCGACTCTGAGCAAGCATGTTTAAAAGCCCCTCAACACGCGATTGATCGCTGGGGTGCAAACAATTAGAGAGTTGGAATTCGCTTTCCGATGTCCCATCATCTCCTTCAATTCCTCACAAACATCTGGAACCTTGAGAAAAATCGTTACAGTCACTCTATTCGAATCAATCCGCAGTTCTTTTTACGCCGATACGAGATGATGTATGGATCCGGAGATAAGCCCCTCCGGAATGACGAGGCAAATTACGGCGAAAATCGCCGTTGACCGGCTCATGGAAGGAGCGTTTCGATGCCTAGAAGAGTGTGGGTTCTCGCTATGTCTGCAGCGGCTGCACTCGCTCCCAGCCTGTGCCCGGCTGCTGAAACTTCAACTACCAAGCCAGCCGGACGGATTGCTGCGACACCATCGGCCGATGTGCCGACGAAGTACTCGCGAACTCAGCCTGCACAGGCCGGAGCTGGTACCAGCAGCACCAGTTCCACGAAATATAGTGAGCTGTTTGGCGAAGCTCCCAAGGCGACGCCTGTTAAAGATAGTAAAGTCACTGGAGCGTCAGCCAAAACCGCAGCACCTGATAAAACTGGTGCGATACGTGCCGGTGGAGAGCGAACCGCGGCCTGGAGCAGTGAAACTGATAACGATGCTCCATTAGGTACCGCAGCCTTCAAGAAGGCTGAGGGGAACAACAGCTTTATTCAGCCTGTGCGTCATACAGAAGAACGAGCTGCCAGCACTGCTCCTAAATCGACCAGTACTTCTCGCGTTGATCTTGCTCCACAGATTCCTTCACTGAACGTGGAGTGGGTCCGCAGATCAGATATCAACGTTGGTCAAGAATGCACGGTGGATCTGATTGTTCGCAACACCGGGACAACGACAGCATCGAAAGTTTCAGTCGATGGCTTTTTCCCGACAACCGTTCGCTTGACCAGTGCTGTGCCAAAACCAGCGACCATCACCGATCATCTTACATGGAATATCGAAGCGATTCCTGCCGGTGGTGAGTACAAAGTTACCATCAAGATGATTCCCAGCCGTCGTGGCGAGTTGGCGACTAACGCCACTGTCCGGCTGACTGGTTCGGCTTCCGCCGCCTTCCGCGTGGAAGAGCCTTTGCTCAAAGTGGCACTCAAGGGGCCATCAGACATCATGGTCGGTGATCCTGCATCACAAACCGTTGTGATTTCTAACCCTGGGAGCGGTATTGCTCACGATGTCAAGCTCGAAGTCACGTTGAGCGAAGGGCTCGAATGCAGCAAGGGTAGTCAATTTGTCATGGATGTGGGTTCGATCAATGCGGGTGAATCGCAAACGATTCGACTCCCTGTGGCTGCTGTCAAAGGTGGCCGTCAAACAGTGACGGTCGTTGCCACCAGCACCTCGGATGCAGGTCATACCGCATCGTCTGTCATCAATGTTCTCGCACCTGCACTTCAGGTCGCCATCGACGGGCCTGGCTTGCGATACAAAGGTCGTAATGCCAAGTATGTCGTGACAGTCAAGAACGACGGAAGTGTTCCCACAACCAATGTGCGTGTCACTCAGAATGTGGCTGAAGGCTTTGAATTTGTGTCGGCTGATAAAGGTGGAAAGTTCGATTCCAGCCGCAATCAGGTTTCTTGGCTCGTGAGTCGGATTGAGCCAAATCAATCCGTCAATCTGATCTGCGAATTGACTGCCAATGCTCTGGGTTCGTTTGCCATGACCGCTCAGGCTGCCAACGACACCGCCTCCATGGTGGAAGCCTCAACAACAACAAACGTCGAAGGTTCTTCAGCACTCTCGATGAAGGTGATCGATCTGGATGATCCTGTCGAAGTGGGTGGCGAGACAGCCTACGAGATTCGAGTTTCGAACGAAGGGACCAAGGCCGCGACAGGTGTCACTGTCACTTGTGACCTGCCCGCCGGTCTGGAATTGATCAATGCCCGGGGTGCGACAGAAGGCATCAGCGATGGTCGCATCGTCGGCTTCAAACCACTGGCTAGTCTCGCTCCAGGAACTGAAGCGATCTTCCGAGTTCATGTTCGCAGCACACAGGAAGGGAATCTCCGCTTCCGAGCCCGTGTCACCAGCAACTCGATCGAAGAACCACTGCTGATTGAAGAACAAACCAAGTTCTACTCAGACGTTCGCCGCTAAGAATGATTGGTTCATCGACGAGCCATGCGTGCCATCGATCGCACCAATTGATGAATTCCTGAAGATTTAAAGCTGGCGGTTAGAGACCCTTCTCTAACCGCCAGCTTTTTTTATGCCCATGCAGCATCATTCGTTTCCGCGTTGGTCGGCTGGTTGGTTGCAATGAGTTACGAACCATCCAGTTCGACTGTCCAGTAGGCTTCACTCAGGAATTTTCTCCAGCTTTGAATCTTCAGATTGTGCCGGGAATAGAGTGGCTGCCAAGTGGGCCGAATTGGCATTTTCCGCAGGGGCATATGGGCTTCCTGAGGTGTGCGGTTCGCCTTTTTGTTATTACAGGCAATGCACGCCAGAACACAATTCTCCCAGGTACTGGTTCCTCCACGCGAGCGCGGTTGAACATGGTCGATCGTCAGTTCTTCTGAACCCGGTTTTGCGTCACAATACTGACAGGTATACTGATCCCGTTTGTAGAGATTCAGCCGACTGAATGTCACCACCTGGCGAGGGACTCGATCATAGCCGACTAAGGTGATGACCTCAGGGACGCGCAGGCGGAAGGTAACAGATTGTACGAAGGGCTCATCCTGCTGAGGGATGAGTCTCGACCAGACTTTCCAGGTGTAGAGTTGATAATCCGCAGGATCAACAATGCGCGCTCTGCCACTGGCAACGAGAGATAATGAACGTGCCACAGAAGCGACACCGACCGGCTGCCAGTTTCGATTGAGCACCAGGGTGGGTCTTGTCAGCATGGCAACCACAATGTCTGCTCCTTTTCTTGAAGAAGTCGTCGACTCGAGAGTTCTAAAAAACTTTCAATAGTAAATAGTGCGAAATGCTGAATGTCAGGCTTCGCCTGTGGTCAGATCTCGTCATCATCGCCAATAGGTAGGAACCATTTTCTTCAGCAGGTTGCGCTGGAGTCTTTCCAAGAGGCGAAGGAGTCAGCGCTATTGATCAGAGTGGGATTTGAACCCACAAATTCACCACGTTCTCGACATGGCCGCTTTTCCAGTTTGCGTATCTGATCGTGTCAGTGAATCGATTCTCGATGATTGATCAAGGGGAGAGTCGAACTCCCAAGCCCGAATCGGGCACGATGTTTTGAGCGTCGCGTGTCTACCAGTTGCACCACTTGATCGAATGATTGGACTCATTGAAGATTGATCATCGAACTTTCTGATCAACCCGTTTCTGAAAATCCTCTGGAATGCGTGACGAGTGAATTCTGTTTGGTATTGAGCTGTTTCTATGAGTGCGTCGGGACGGATTCGAACCATCAATGCCCGCAGGCGGGTGGGTTACAGCCACTTGAGTACGCCCATACTCAGCCGACGCTAAATGTAATGCACTCAGCGGGATTTCAACCCGCTCTTCCATACAGGAAGGACGGTACGCTGACGTTATACCATGAGTGCACAGTATGGATATGTATTTATCTATTTGTCGTTGAATCAATGATATCTGTTCACAGGATTCAGACTCTCAAAGACAAGATGGGATTGGAGGGATTCGAACCCCCACGAAACGAGTTAAAAGCTCGATGTGCTACCATTACACCACAACCCCAATAGGGAGGGGTGGGGCGTTTATCGGGATTGTCGATAGTCATCAGGGGATCTTTACAATTGAATCAAGACGAATCGGTTGTGGAACAACTCCGAATGAAAGAATCGGGAAGGTCAGAATCGAACTGACTTCGTCGTGTGCCCAAGACACGCGGGCGGCCGGTGCCCTTCATCCCGAATGATTTCAATAGCTCGTGTGGGATTCGAACCCAACCTGCCCAGCGTGAAAGGCTGGTAACCTCACCAGAAGTCGAACGAGCCAGGATGTCTGCTGGTGAATTGTGATTCAGTTCTGAACTGGAAATGAATTGGGCTGGAAGGCGCTCGAATCCTTGTCTTCTGGTCTTCAGCCAGACGCTACACCATCTCAGCTACCAGCCCTTAATGCGTTGCATAGAACTGGAATATCAACAGCAAGCCCGGCATCACACTGGCTGTTCAGCAGGTGATGCCGGGCTTGATTAGCCGGACGTACATCCCGCAGTTGTCACCTGAGTCGATAGAGCTCACTGGATAATTTGGATTGTGCATTAGCCGGATACTGTTCCCGTATCAAAACGATCAAGCCTGAAAAATGCGGCACTTGGCTGTCGACTTGATAAAAACACGCTTCGGGATCGTGTTTTCTCAGGGTGCCGACCAATGCTCTTGCTGGAGATCCGCTATGTGAGGACATGATGAAAATCTGTTAGTCTCAATGCTCAGTGAATCAATTGGAGGAATCACGCGATGCCTATAATTGCCGCCAGGAATGACAGAGGTTCACACACAGAAGTTCGCCCGAAAATGTAAAAAAGTCGTGGAAATAGTTCACACGGTTTTCTCGAACAGATCGTGGTCGGTTATTGACGTTCGCCACTCGTCGACTGTTGGCGTCTCTTTTCCGACCTCTCCAATTTCTGAGAAGCTTTTCTCGATTGGCTGGAGCGAGGCTCGCCATTGCCTGCGACTTTGTTACCACCACCCCAAAGAGGCGGAATGTTCTGTTGGTTCCAGCGATCCCATTTGGCTTGCATTTCAGCGACTTTTTCGGGCATGGAAGCCGCAAGGTCTTTGGTTTCTCCCAGATCTTCTTTGAGATGATAAAGCTTCGCAGCGGTCACGAGCTGGTTCCCTTTGCCTGTCAGCGTGTCAGCATTGGAATCGTAACGGACAAGTTTGTAATCGCCGGCACGGACAGCCATCTGTTCCCCAAATCGCCAGAAGAGTGCGGCATGTGGAACCCCGTTTTGCTTCCCTTGAAGATAAGGAAGCAGATTAACGCCATCCGATTTAACATCTTTTTCTGCACCTGCCACTGCGAACGCAGTCGCTGTGAGATCCAACTGAATAACCGGTGAATCGAAGACCGCCGGTGCAATTGTGCCGGGCCATGAGACGACGAATGGAACTCTGATCCCACCTTCCAGAGTAGTACGTTTGGAGCCTCTCAAAGGGGTGTTGATTGAACCATTAATGGTGACGCCGGGCATTGTCGGGCCGCCGTTATCGCTGATGAACATGACCAGCGTTTTGTGCTTCTGCCCGGTTGTTTCGAGTTGAGCGAGGACTTTGCCAATCGCTTCATCCATTGCCAGCATCATGGCGGCGTAAGTGCGGCGCTCTCGATCAGTGATGCCGGCCAGCTTCGCCAGTCGATCCTCAGTCGCATGCATGGGAGTGTGGACGGCATTGAACGAAAGGTACAAAAACCATGGCTTGTCGCGATGTTTTTCAATAAACGAACCAGCTTCGCGACCAAAGAAGTCTGTGGTGTAATCAATGGTCTTGACGGGCTCTTGACCACGCAAGATTCCCTGGGCGTCGAAGAAGCTGTGTGCCCCTCCAAGAAAGCCGATGAATTCGTCAAACCCACGCTTCTGGGGGTGCATGGTGGGTTGCGAACCCAGATGCCACTTCCCCACCAGGCCCGTTGTATAACCGGCCTGTTTCAATCGGTCGGCAATTGTCATTTCCGTTAGTGGAAGACCTGTATTGGCACCTGACGGGTTGAACTCGTGGCCGAATCGCTGCTGATAACGCCCCGTGAGTAAACCGGCCCGGGTGGGTGAGCAGTAAGGGCCAGTGACATATCCGCTGGAAAATTGAACTCCCGATTTTGCCAAGGCATCGAGGCTGGGAGTCGGAATGTCTTTGCAGCCATGGAAGCCTACGTCCGCATATCCCATATCATCCCCGACGATCAGCAGGATATTGGGGCGATCTGCTGCAATCACTGGGGTGATCACCAGAGCCAGCATGCAGAAAGCGAATGCAGAGATCTGTGAACAACCTGCTTCCAATTGCCAGTACAACCATTGTCTCATGACTCATCATCTCCGGTGCTCTGAGAAATTCGCTGCTCTGTATCGCATGCAAGTTAGCAACTAGAGCCTATCAAATTTCGACTCATGGTTGGTCATCATTCTGGAGTCACTCTTAATGGATGATATTTGGGACTCGCGAAGATATTGCAACAGTTGAAAAGGTGTCAGATCAGCGGGGGACACGTTCGGTGGTTCCGTGACTGAGTCGGTTGGCAGCTTCCCGCAGAACCTGTTCTTCACTCCAATCGGGATGTTGCTGACGTATTGTCCCCCGAATCAT from Planctopirus ephydatiae encodes:
- a CDS encoding COG1361 family protein; this encodes MPRRVWVLAMSAAAALAPSLCPAAETSTTKPAGRIAATPSADVPTKYSRTQPAQAGAGTSSTSSTKYSELFGEAPKATPVKDSKVTGASAKTAAPDKTGAIRAGGERTAAWSSETDNDAPLGTAAFKKAEGNNSFIQPVRHTEERAASTAPKSTSTSRVDLAPQIPSLNVEWVRRSDINVGQECTVDLIVRNTGTTTASKVSVDGFFPTTVRLTSAVPKPATITDHLTWNIEAIPAGGEYKVTIKMIPSRRGELATNATVRLTGSASAAFRVEEPLLKVALKGPSDIMVGDPASQTVVISNPGSGIAHDVKLEVTLSEGLECSKGSQFVMDVGSINAGESQTIRLPVAAVKGGRQTVTVVATSTSDAGHTASSVINVLAPALQVAIDGPGLRYKGRNAKYVVTVKNDGSVPTTNVRVTQNVAEGFEFVSADKGGKFDSSRNQVSWLVSRIEPNQSVNLICELTANALGSFAMTAQAANDTASMVEASTTTNVEGSSALSMKVIDLDDPVEVGGETAYEIRVSNEGTKAATGVTVTCDLPAGLELINARGATEGISDGRIVGFKPLASLAPGTEAIFRVHVRSTQEGNLRFRARVTSNSIEEPLLIEEQTKFYSDVRR
- a CDS encoding OmpH family outer membrane protein, translating into MRSLLPIGRFGRFLFERMVACWISLWTRFSKGAKPTPIARLGPIVMFREAKTMSKIMCGLKTSKRWKFFAPLFGFSLLAPLSTGCNQQPAGGAVAVVDLDQVAELTGVTAEIKTKLAAKEQTLNGELLTAQAKLRQELANRKTAAGELPSREEAQKLQQFEASANRALASARNTAKTLLDQERLKLVAQFREQIKPVMAEIAKEKGYSVIIPKNDGLLLAISPGVEITEAVSAKIGRGTIHLGTTDVAVKTEAAARSMAPALPAEHEAATPANTTPAPELPNE
- a CDS encoding sulfatase-like hydrolase/transferase translates to MRQWLYWQLEAGCSQISAFAFCMLALVITPVIAADRPNILLIVGDDMGYADVGFHGCKDIPTPSLDALAKSGVQFSSGYVTGPYCSPTRAGLLTGRYQQRFGHEFNPSGANTGLPLTEMTIADRLKQAGYTTGLVGKWHLGSQPTMHPQKRGFDEFIGFLGGAHSFFDAQGILRGQEPVKTIDYTTDFFGREAGSFIEKHRDKPWFLYLSFNAVHTPMHATEDRLAKLAGITDRERRTYAAMMLAMDEAIGKVLAQLETTGQKHKTLVMFISDNGGPTMPGVTINGSINTPLRGSKRTTLEGGIRVPFVVSWPGTIAPAVFDSPVIQLDLTATAFAVAGAEKDVKSDGVNLLPYLQGKQNGVPHAALFWRFGEQMAVRAGDYKLVRYDSNADTLTGKGNQLVTAAKLYHLKEDLGETKDLAASMPEKVAEMQAKWDRWNQQNIPPLWGGGNKVAGNGEPRSSQSRKASQKLERSEKRRQQSTSGERQ
- a CDS encoding HNH endonuclease, with translation MVAMLTRPTLVLNRNWQPVGVASVARSLSLVASGRARIVDPADYQLYTWKVWSRLIPQQDEPFVQSVTFRLRVPEVITLVGYDRVPRQVVTFSRLNLYKRDQYTCQYCDAKPGSEELTIDHVQPRSRGGTSTWENCVLACIACNNKKANRTPQEAHMPLRKMPIRPTWQPLYSRHNLKIQSWRKFLSEAYWTVELDGS